The Musa acuminata AAA Group cultivar baxijiao chromosome BXJ2-2, Cavendish_Baxijiao_AAA, whole genome shotgun sequence genome has a segment encoding these proteins:
- the LOC135605209 gene encoding uncharacterized protein LOC135605209: MEAETKAPLVTDDEGDSDGEKNLDVALNRLELFLALLGFPDSPSRARLAASCAAFLLLGVAVPSAAICLSRCSQSRGDEYEVQQFELCVLVSEASLAAVSLAAVSRNLLKYGVRRFLFVDQHHGQVDRLQQEYVCKIQEFFRLLLWWILPCFIVKTAREIVRFIYIFHESRWRSIVVFLASTMSWVYLTIILLSACMLFNLVCNLQVIHFEDYGKLLERDVDALICLEEHVRLRYYLSKISHRFRIFLLLLFLFVTASQFVTLFQTTGYNGKINFANAGDIAVSSVVQVIAVVLCLNAASKISHRAQGVASLASRWHAYVACCPADPQMQSTNSSWNLEAIPASSSLMDYSESDSESLENMALHNNAQLSSFVSSYHKRQALVMYLQSNPGGITIFGWTVDRALLNTLFSFELTLVLFVLGETIVFPSG, encoded by the exons ATGGAGGCCGAGACCAAGGCGCCGCTGGTGACGGACGATGAGGGCGATTCTGACGGCGAGAAGAACCTGGACGTCGCCCTCAACCGCCTCGAGCTCTTCCTCGCCCTGCTCGGCTTCCCCGACTCCCCCTCCCGAGCCCGCCTCGCCGCCTCCTGCGCCGCCTTCCTTCTCCTCGGGGTCGCCGTCCCCTCCGCCGCCATCTGCCTCTCCCGGTGTTCTCAGTCCCGCGGCGACGAGTACGAGGTACAGCAGTTCGAGCTCTGTGTGCTCGTGTCCGAGGCGTCGCTGGCGGCCGTGTCGCTCGCTGCCGTGTCGCGGAACCTCCTCAAGTACGGGGTCCGGAGGTTCCTGTTCGTGGATCAGCACCATGGCCAAGTCGACAGGCTGCAGCAAGAGTATGTCTGCAAGATCCAG GAGTTCTTCCGTTTGCTTCTTTGGTGGATATTGCCTTGCTTTATTGTGAAGACTGCTCGTGAAATTGTTCGCTTTATATACATCTTCCATGAGTCAAGATGGAGATCCATAGTGGTTTTCTTAGCTTCAACCATGTCATGGGTTTACTTGACAATAATTCTTTTATCAGCTTGTATGTTGTTCAATCTAGTGTGTAATTTGCAAGTTATTCACTTTGAAGACTATGGTAAACTTTTGGAAAGAGATGTGGATGCTTTGATATGTTTGGAGGAACATGTACGCTTGCGTTATTATCTTTCCAAAATCAGCCATAGGTTTCGCATATTTCTCCTTTTGCTTTTCTTGTTTGTCACAGCGAGTCAGTTTGTCACCCTTTTTCAGACCACTGGATACAATGGAAAGATCAATTTCGCTAATGCTGGTGATATAGCT GTGTCATCGGTTGTCCAAGTTATTGCTGTAGTTCTTTGTTTAAATGCTGCTTCCAAAATTTCTCATAGGGCTCAAGGTGTTGCATCATTAGCCAGTAGATGGCATGCATATGTAGCATGCTGTCCTGCCGACCCTCAAATGCAATCTACAAATAGCTCGTGGAATTTGGAAGCTATTCCAGCAAGTTCATCGTTGATGGATTATTCAGAAAGTGATTCGGAGTCATTGGAGAATATGGCATTGCACAATAATGCTCAGTTATCTTCCTTTGTGTCCTCATATCACAAGCGGCAAGCCCTTG TCATGTATCTACAATCAAACCCCGGAGGCATTACAATTTTTGGATGGACAGTTGATCGAGCATTGCTCAATACACTCTTCTCCTTTGAGCTGACTCTTGTGCTTTTTGTGCTTGGTGAAACTATAGTCTTTCCTTCCGGTTGA